A portion of the Romeriopsis navalis LEGE 11480 genome contains these proteins:
- a CDS encoding alpha-1,2-fucosyltransferase, producing MPNSISNNPEENYDESILSMSYLGAFGRFGNQIFQYAFLRICAKNSNSKIECPTWIGQKIFGHKDHPLSSCLAPAIEKNDGCDLLFDKFPNFVYYLEKKSGHKSIRIDQLAMQSDLKNVDIFGHFQFHTQVFKPYKEYFYSLFQPVEALKAPLESSFKHAFPKGKTIVGIHIRQGDYVNEPLWGCGLIFPTKWYRQWLEKVWSELEDPILFLCSDNLDGIIAEFDCFSPITLNNLNVDIPQEFVGIDLDFYIDFFMMSKCDIVCTSNSTFSFAACMLNERGYKFLRPSWDFSKKFIEFDPWDAKPLLWLGYDQPKLFKNLTDIIYFSYRNGGISAVFKSCFLYLPKSCLFWINLNLFWARKSQRMTWLDSAIFFALRGIRKIARVVKIP from the coding sequence ATGCCTAATTCTATTTCAAATAATCCAGAAGAAAATTATGATGAATCGATTCTAAGCATGTCTTATCTTGGTGCTTTTGGGCGATTTGGAAATCAGATTTTTCAATATGCATTTTTAAGAATATGTGCTAAAAACAGTAACTCAAAAATTGAATGCCCTACTTGGATCGGACAGAAAATCTTCGGACATAAGGATCATCCGCTCTCTAGTTGTCTAGCACCCGCAATTGAGAAAAATGATGGTTGTGATTTGCTATTTGATAAATTTCCAAATTTTGTGTATTACTTGGAGAAAAAGTCAGGCCATAAAAGTATTCGGATTGATCAACTGGCAATGCAGTCAGATTTGAAAAATGTTGATATTTTTGGCCATTTTCAATTTCACACCCAAGTATTTAAACCATATAAAGAATACTTCTATTCTCTATTTCAGCCAGTCGAGGCTCTAAAAGCGCCTTTGGAATCGAGTTTTAAACATGCTTTCCCTAAGGGTAAAACAATTGTTGGAATTCATATTAGGCAGGGTGATTATGTTAATGAACCATTATGGGGTTGTGGATTAATATTTCCTACAAAATGGTATCGTCAATGGCTTGAAAAAGTATGGAGTGAATTAGAAGACCCAATTTTATTTCTTTGTAGCGACAACCTCGATGGAATAATTGCCGAATTTGACTGCTTTTCTCCGATCACATTGAATAATCTGAATGTGGATATTCCACAAGAATTTGTGGGAATTGATCTGGATTTTTATATTGACTTTTTTATGATGAGTAAGTGCGATATAGTCTGCACTAGTAATAGTACATTTAGCTTTGCTGCTTGTATGTTGAATGAAAGAGGCTATAAATTTTTGAGGCCCAGCTGGGATTTTTCTAAAAAGTTTATTGAATTTGACCCTTGGGATGCTAAGCCACTATTATGGCTAGGCTATGATCAGCCAAAACTATTTAAAAATCTGACTGATATTATATATTTCTCCTATCGGAATGGAGGAATTTCTGCCGTATTTAAGTCATGTTTTCTTTATCTCCCCAAAAGCTGTTTATTTTGGATCAATCTGAACCTATTTTGGGCCAGGAAATCTCAGAGGATGACGTGGCTTGATTCGGCTATTTTCTTTGCTTTAAGGGGAATAAGAAAAATCGCTAGGGTCGTTAAAATTCCGTGA
- a CDS encoding cytochrome P450 — protein MTTTETVKFNPFSPEFHSDPYPIYARLQAEDPIHWSFLQAWIITRYADAAQILKDSRFQVDDLPERLQQKNRFLKQGDLNPLSQTIAKWLFFLDTPDHNRLRSLVAKVFSPGSIEAMRPTIQVLVNDLIDQVIDRGEMDVMSDFAAPLPAMTITSILGVPKEDFHKLVRWSHELFFVFDQPMSIEGYQRQNAMAIEAREYLSDLIVKQEEQPTDGLISQLIAARDQGKKLSHDEILGFCIMLFIVGQETTKSLIGNGILALLQHPESINFVRDNPNQIKPVVEELLRYDSPVQVLARLAAEDVEIGDKTIRSGDKVIVCLGAANRDPAQFAHPDQLDWDRQHTNLPFGGGMHYCLGAALARMQGQLAIQTLVRRLHRFSFNANQLDWRESITLRGLSRLPIEFQAIDS, from the coding sequence ATGACGACGACTGAGACTGTCAAGTTTAATCCATTCTCGCCGGAATTTCATTCAGACCCTTATCCGATCTATGCACGCCTGCAGGCGGAAGACCCAATTCACTGGAGCTTTCTACAGGCTTGGATAATTACTCGATATGCTGATGCGGCACAGATTTTAAAGGATTCGCGATTTCAGGTAGATGATTTGCCAGAGCGATTGCAGCAAAAAAATCGATTTTTGAAGCAAGGCGATCTCAATCCATTGTCTCAGACGATTGCGAAGTGGTTATTTTTTCTGGATACGCCTGATCACAATCGACTCAGGAGTTTGGTGGCTAAAGTCTTTTCTCCCGGTAGCATTGAAGCCATGCGGCCAACCATTCAGGTGCTGGTAAATGACTTGATTGATCAGGTGATCGATCGTGGCGAGATGGATGTTATGAGTGATTTTGCGGCTCCCTTACCGGCGATGACGATTACCAGTATTTTGGGAGTCCCCAAGGAAGATTTTCATAAACTTGTCCGCTGGTCTCATGAACTGTTTTTTGTCTTTGATCAACCAATGTCGATCGAAGGTTACCAGCGGCAAAATGCGATGGCGATCGAGGCAAGAGAATACCTGAGTGACCTGATTGTAAAGCAGGAGGAACAGCCAACTGATGGGTTGATTAGTCAACTGATTGCGGCTCGCGACCAGGGCAAAAAATTGAGCCATGATGAAATTTTAGGTTTTTGTATCATGCTATTCATCGTTGGACAAGAAACAACCAAAAGTCTGATTGGGAACGGCATCTTGGCGCTACTGCAACATCCTGAGTCGATCAACTTTGTCAGAGACAATCCGAATCAGATTAAGCCTGTGGTTGAAGAATTGCTGCGCTATGACAGTCCAGTTCAGGTTTTAGCACGTTTAGCAGCTGAAGATGTAGAAATAGGTGATAAGACGATTCGATCGGGCGATAAAGTAATCGTCTGTCTAGGTGCTGCTAATCGTGATCCAGCACAATTTGCGCATCCGGATCAACTTGATTGGGATCGTCAGCATACGAATCTGCCGTTTGGTGGTGGAATGCATTATTGTCTTGGAGCTGCATTGGCAAGGATGCAGGGACAGCTGGCAATTCAAACTCTAGTGAGGCGTTTGCATCGATTTTCATTCAATGCCAATCAGCTTGACTGGCGAGAGAGTATCACGCTTCGCGGCTTGAGCAGACTGCCGATTGAATTTCAGGCAATAGATTCTTAA
- a CDS encoding alpha/beta hydrolase codes for MTHIIEEIDIKTPDNCHIRGQFYRAPNKYAEGPTCVCIHGLGVDLNVWQFLVPQIQARGISTLCLDLRGHGMSDSSNILKLNSQQMADDISYVCQRLQLSPNYLISYSFGGNVALQILHRFQQRFAIKMLYAVVPKWTFRPQKIAQSLLLLRQTLQFLIFLGQKTGFSCSRQAQRRDHQCYAGRPDLDMVRFVAEATSISWLAFAKMLILLRLKECIGDRQWGKFSRYPIQIVGASNDQLCDHQVWWDIHHTTGWPLHWIEMQHCSLMTEEKYADKLIRILEDTGFFA; via the coding sequence ATGACTCATATAATTGAAGAGATTGATATTAAAACCCCAGATAATTGCCACATCAGGGGGCAATTCTATCGAGCCCCTAATAAGTATGCTGAGGGACCTACTTGTGTATGTATTCATGGATTAGGAGTAGATCTTAATGTATGGCAGTTTCTGGTTCCCCAGATTCAAGCAAGAGGCATTTCAACACTTTGCCTTGATTTGCGAGGACATGGCATGTCTGACAGCAGCAATATACTCAAATTGAATTCGCAACAAATGGCTGACGATATTTCATATGTTTGTCAAAGGCTACAGCTATCCCCCAATTATTTGATTAGTTATTCTTTTGGCGGCAATGTCGCGTTACAGATACTACATCGATTTCAGCAGAGATTTGCAATCAAAATGCTCTACGCAGTTGTCCCGAAATGGACTTTTAGACCCCAAAAAATTGCTCAATCGCTGCTGCTGCTGCGGCAAACTTTGCAATTTCTCATATTTCTCGGTCAGAAAACTGGCTTTAGTTGCTCCCGGCAAGCGCAAAGACGAGATCACCAGTGCTATGCAGGTCGACCAGACTTAGACATGGTTCGCTTTGTTGCTGAAGCTACTTCGATATCTTGGCTTGCCTTTGCTAAGATGCTAATTCTGCTCAGGCTCAAAGAGTGTATCGGCGATCGTCAGTGGGGGAAATTTTCTCGATATCCAATTCAAATTGTTGGAGCATCAAATGATCAGCTCTGTGATCATCAAGTATGGTGGGATATTCATCATACAACCGGGTGGCCTTTACACTGGATTGAAATGCAGCATTGTTCACTGATGACTGAAGAAAAATATGCGGATAAACTAATCAGAATTTTAGAAGATACCGGATTTTTTGCTTAA
- a CDS encoding glycosyltransferase yields MTHFGIICPPVTGHLNPMIALGYELKQRGHSVSLLGWEQHREMVEATGIHFVPILSPRQAPQPDQKITSSRRMRLRHKLHRLKQRLQPVDHQAYTQSNGISALRIALAAYQHWSAIALRAAPAVIKAKGIDVLLVSETSYGGSTVAEYMGIPFITICVGIPRHQSSAVPPYMTSWPYQLALWARIRNRLTYAWLDILQRRILRLLNRYRRDWNLVPYTTLTDSASPLASLACLPKAFDFPVSLPHNFYFTGPYINDICRKPVTFPFDQLSDKPLIYASTGTLSNQASVYRCIAAACDGLDIQLVISLGGKGRDVALSNLPGNPLVVDYAPQIELLKRASLVITHAGLNTILESLAQGVPMVAIPGVLDQPGAAARLERSGAGKFIALKQLNAKRLRKLIQEVLQDPTYKDQARQAQAVIQQSGGVKHAAAIIEDVLDLAHISV; encoded by the coding sequence ATGACGCATTTTGGCATTATTTGTCCTCCAGTTACCGGGCATCTTAATCCGATGATTGCTTTAGGATATGAATTGAAACAACGTGGTCACTCAGTCAGCTTGCTTGGCTGGGAGCAACATCGTGAGATGGTGGAAGCTACAGGAATCCATTTTGTGCCAATTTTGTCGCCTCGACAAGCCCCGCAACCAGACCAAAAGATTACCTCGAGTCGACGCATGCGCTTACGCCATAAACTTCATCGGCTCAAGCAGCGGCTCCAACCTGTAGACCATCAGGCGTACACCCAATCGAATGGCATCTCGGCATTACGCATAGCGCTTGCAGCATATCAACATTGGTCTGCCATTGCGCTTCGAGCAGCTCCCGCCGTGATTAAAGCCAAGGGGATTGATGTATTGTTAGTTTCAGAAACCAGCTATGGCGGTAGTACGGTTGCCGAATATATGGGCATCCCATTTATTACAATCTGTGTTGGCATACCCCGTCATCAGTCGAGTGCAGTCCCCCCCTACATGACATCGTGGCCTTACCAGTTAGCTTTATGGGCACGTATACGGAATCGCTTGACATATGCCTGGCTGGATATTTTGCAACGGCGGATTCTCCGATTATTAAATCGATATCGTCGAGACTGGAATTTGGTTCCTTATACGACCCTAACTGATTCAGCGTCGCCTTTAGCATCATTGGCTTGTCTGCCAAAAGCGTTTGATTTTCCAGTTTCACTTCCACATAACTTTTACTTTACGGGTCCTTACATCAATGACATTTGCCGTAAGCCAGTTACTTTCCCGTTTGATCAATTATCTGATAAACCATTGATTTATGCGTCTACAGGTACGTTATCGAATCAAGCATCGGTGTATCGGTGTATCGCTGCCGCCTGCGATGGATTAGATATACAGTTGGTGATTTCCCTGGGAGGAAAAGGCCGTGATGTCGCTTTATCGAATCTCCCAGGCAATCCACTTGTGGTTGATTACGCACCCCAGATTGAATTATTAAAACGCGCGAGTTTAGTGATTACCCATGCTGGCTTGAATACCATACTCGAGTCGTTAGCACAGGGTGTGCCAATGGTGGCGATTCCGGGTGTGCTGGATCAACCTGGTGCGGCCGCTCGGCTGGAACGGAGTGGCGCGGGCAAATTTATTGCTTTGAAACAACTCAACGCAAAACGCCTCAGAAAGCTGATTCAGGAAGTTCTGCAAGACCCCACCTATAAAGATCAAGCACGACAAGCCCAAGCGGTAATTCAGCAGTCCGGGGGAGTGAAGCATGCAGCGGCAATTATTGAAGATGTCTTAGATCTTGCCCATATCTCAGTGTAA
- a CDS encoding AMP-binding protein, with the protein MIAHHVLKPDTQFLNLVELLQWRAQHQPDQTAYTFLVDGETEAIHLTYAELDAQARALAMHLQSLADYGERALLLYPQGLDFITAFFACLYAGIVAVPAYPPRRNQTAVRLQSIVADAQAKIVLTTADILATMAPRFDEAADLAALNWVTSDRLPTAPAIEWQPPLIQPHTLAFLQYTSGSTGTPKGVMVNHRNILHNSECIKQSFELSAASVSVTWLPSFHDMGLIDGIIQPLYTGFLGVLMPPAAFMQKPIRWLQAIAHYGATHSGGPNLGYELCTQKITPEQQQTLDLSQWSSAYSGAEPVRRQTLEAFTAKFATCGFEPQSFYPCYGMAEATLMITGGTVNQTPVYCAVQADELAQNRIVETVDPENVRHLVGCGHSWGDTRLEIVDLATSKPCLSGQVGEIWLAGDSVAQGYWQRPEQTQATFHAALADTAAGPFLRTGDLGFLHGDELFITGRIKDLIILWGRNHYPQDIEATVSQSHPALRPECGAAFSVEIDGAERLVIVQEVERTYLRQLNLDEIVTAVRQAVSEQHDVSVHAVVLLKTASIPKTSSGKIQRYACRAGFLAGQLNVVGESRLSIPTPKNDSIPLPHEVENDGSQGGAAANQLVVTEYSIQDWLIDRLAEILQLDPDDIDLEEPFSIYGLDSSVAMSLTGELAEWLGCELEPTLFWEYPNITELVRYLWQKTNK; encoded by the coding sequence ATGATTGCTCATCACGTGTTGAAACCAGATACGCAGTTTTTGAACTTAGTTGAACTATTGCAGTGGCGGGCACAGCATCAACCTGATCAAACGGCTTATACCTTTCTGGTGGATGGTGAAACGGAAGCGATCCATCTGACCTATGCCGAATTAGATGCTCAAGCCCGTGCTCTAGCGATGCATTTACAATCGCTGGCGGATTATGGTGAGCGGGCCTTGCTACTGTACCCCCAGGGATTAGACTTTATTACCGCTTTTTTTGCTTGCCTTTATGCCGGTATTGTGGCTGTTCCGGCATATCCACCGCGGCGTAATCAAACCGCCGTACGATTACAGTCAATTGTGGCGGATGCCCAAGCGAAGATCGTTCTGACCACGGCGGATATCCTGGCCACGATGGCACCGCGATTTGATGAAGCAGCCGATTTAGCCGCACTCAACTGGGTCACTAGCGATCGTCTTCCCACTGCTCCGGCGATCGAATGGCAACCCCCGCTGATTCAGCCCCATACCTTAGCTTTTTTGCAATATACCTCTGGCTCCACCGGAACACCAAAGGGCGTCATGGTGAACCATCGCAATATTTTGCATAACTCGGAATGCATCAAGCAGTCATTTGAATTATCCGCCGCCAGTGTCTCGGTCACTTGGCTGCCGAGCTTTCATGATATGGGGCTGATTGATGGGATTATTCAGCCTTTATATACAGGCTTTCTTGGAGTTTTGATGCCTCCGGCCGCGTTTATGCAAAAACCGATTCGGTGGCTCCAAGCCATCGCCCATTATGGGGCAACTCATAGTGGTGGCCCCAACCTCGGCTATGAGTTGTGTACTCAAAAAATCACCCCAGAGCAGCAGCAAACCCTAGATCTGAGCCAATGGAGTAGTGCTTACAGCGGTGCTGAACCCGTGCGACGACAAACCTTAGAAGCATTTACGGCGAAGTTTGCTACCTGTGGTTTTGAACCGCAATCTTTCTATCCCTGCTATGGCATGGCGGAAGCAACGCTAATGATTACTGGTGGTACTGTTAATCAGACCCCAGTTTACTGTGCGGTGCAAGCGGATGAATTGGCACAAAACCGCATTGTTGAAACTGTAGATCCAGAAAATGTCAGACATTTAGTCGGCTGTGGTCATAGTTGGGGCGATACACGGTTAGAAATCGTTGACCTAGCAACTTCGAAGCCATGTTTATCGGGTCAGGTGGGGGAAATTTGGCTGGCTGGCGATAGCGTCGCTCAAGGCTATTGGCAGCGTCCCGAACAAACCCAGGCGACATTTCATGCCGCGTTAGCGGATACGGCAGCAGGGCCATTTCTGCGCACTGGAGATTTAGGCTTTTTGCATGGTGATGAGCTATTTATCACGGGACGGATTAAAGATCTGATCATCCTCTGGGGGCGGAATCATTATCCCCAAGATATTGAAGCAACGGTATCGCAAAGCCATCCCGCTTTGCGTCCAGAATGTGGGGCGGCCTTCTCGGTGGAAATTGATGGCGCAGAGCGACTAGTCATTGTTCAAGAAGTCGAACGCACCTATCTCCGTCAGCTCAATCTGGATGAAATCGTGACTGCCGTCCGTCAGGCTGTATCCGAGCAACATGATGTTTCGGTGCATGCGGTTGTGTTACTCAAGACTGCGAGTATCCCCAAAACCTCAAGTGGCAAGATTCAGCGTTATGCTTGTCGAGCCGGATTCCTTGCCGGTCAACTTAATGTTGTGGGTGAATCTAGGCTGAGTATCCCAACCCCAAAAAATGACTCGATACCGCTGCCGCATGAAGTAGAAAATGATGGTTCGCAAGGTGGAGCGGCGGCAAATCAGCTCGTGGTGACTGAATATTCCATTCAAGATTGGTTAATCGATCGACTGGCCGAAATTTTGCAACTTGATCCAGACGATATTGATCTTGAAGAGCCATTTTCAATCTATGGGCTAGATTCGTCGGTGGCGATGAGTTTAACTGGGGAACTTGCTGAATGGTTAGGTTGTGAGCTTGAACCGACCTTGTTCTGGGAGTATCCCAATATTACAGAATTGGTGCGATATTTATGGCAAAAGACCAACAAATAA
- a CDS encoding non-ribosomal peptide synthetase, giving the protein MNLTIAQTNIQLFNQLRQNRYAPQVIEEIVAAYELAKGLFQNTYRGSGKTFIAHVIGMSSILAALHVSPELIKAALLHSAYIDGQFDQFAERGISAAKRHHLQAVLGAAAESYVAAYTDFPWRQSGTVPALLRQVKEFDQVKRNLILMRLANELEEYVDYGILYCDNAEERLRFTEIYGQTMVNLAQELEFPTLADQLNQAFQAVKLVTIPSGLRGKQNVRYAHIGHPQTQAGVAAPVCVPPEPPASNLIVPTQVDLSLPRFERSAIEQSIPHRFESQVMRHGDRLAVKVGDHQLTYTALNQAANRLARHILQHSRPEQELVPLLFEPGPDMLVAILGVLKAGKGWVPLAVSYPEIRLRMILGELDATCLITNHYHIDLAQQLGFHGEAIIDLDTIDATQSSENLDRPIAPDTIACVLYTSGSTGQPKGVVHSHRNLLHLIWRGTNAFQISANDRLSMLSSYCHIAGTNDIFRALLNGAMLLPYRLRERGLTDLATWLTNEKITIYHSGPTLFRHLVHTFNDHDTFPDIRLIHLGGEPLAQSDVTLFRQHFSENCVLLNNLGCTELSGYRQYLINATTTLQSNAVPVGYPTEDIQVLLLDEQGDAVPTGSPGEIVLSSPYLALGYWRRPDATQSGFSNDPDNPGWRRYRTGDLGYFLPDGCLIYLGRKDFQVQVRGYRVEVAEIEAALLNYSHIKEVAVKGHDNAQGEVRLVAYIVPLAGTTVTDEELYCYLKQQLPDYMIPARFKRLTALPLTPNGKVDRLALIDTESDVTALDKPYIAPQTPVEKAIAQAWSEILNVQQVSLDDDFFVLGGDSLQAMQVVTRVSSSLNMPLSLRTLFESPTIAGLAAHLNLTGSSTTENPADVEYEEMVVLLDELEELSEVEVHQRLIAET; this is encoded by the coding sequence ATGAATCTGACTATTGCTCAAACGAATATTCAACTGTTTAATCAACTACGCCAAAATCGATATGCGCCACAAGTAATTGAAGAAATAGTTGCGGCATATGAACTAGCGAAAGGCTTGTTTCAGAACACTTATCGAGGATCGGGGAAAACATTTATTGCCCATGTCATTGGCATGAGCAGTATATTAGCGGCATTACATGTCTCTCCCGAACTGATTAAGGCAGCATTGCTCCATTCGGCATATATCGATGGCCAATTTGATCAATTCGCAGAACGTGGGATATCTGCGGCGAAGCGGCATCATTTGCAAGCAGTCCTGGGAGCGGCTGCGGAGTCTTATGTTGCGGCCTATACTGATTTCCCTTGGCGTCAGTCTGGTACAGTTCCCGCGCTGCTCAGACAGGTCAAAGAATTTGATCAAGTCAAGCGGAATCTGATTTTGATGCGATTGGCGAATGAATTAGAAGAGTATGTGGATTATGGCATTCTGTATTGCGACAATGCGGAAGAACGTTTGAGATTTACGGAGATTTATGGGCAGACGATGGTCAATTTGGCTCAGGAGCTGGAGTTTCCAACGCTGGCTGATCAGTTAAATCAAGCATTTCAAGCAGTAAAATTAGTCACGATTCCCAGCGGTTTACGTGGTAAACAAAATGTTCGTTATGCTCATATAGGCCATCCTCAAACTCAAGCTGGTGTTGCGGCGCCGGTATGTGTTCCGCCAGAGCCACCGGCATCTAACTTGATCGTCCCAACTCAAGTCGATTTGAGTTTACCGCGATTTGAGCGATCGGCGATTGAGCAATCTATCCCACATCGCTTTGAATCACAGGTGATGCGTCATGGCGATCGCCTTGCGGTGAAAGTTGGGGATCACCAGTTGACCTATACGGCACTCAATCAAGCCGCGAATCGCTTAGCACGGCATATTCTGCAACACAGCAGGCCCGAACAGGAACTTGTGCCGCTTCTGTTTGAACCAGGTCCGGATATGTTAGTGGCGATTTTGGGCGTACTCAAAGCCGGTAAGGGTTGGGTGCCCCTCGCTGTTTCATATCCCGAGATCCGGCTACGAATGATTTTAGGTGAGCTAGATGCCACCTGCCTGATCACAAATCACTACCATATTGACTTAGCACAGCAACTAGGATTCCATGGCGAGGCAATTATTGACTTAGATACGATTGATGCAACCCAATCGAGTGAGAATCTCGATCGGCCAATTGCCCCGGATACGATTGCCTGCGTCCTGTACACCTCGGGTTCGACCGGCCAACCTAAAGGAGTGGTGCATAGCCACCGTAATTTACTGCACCTGATCTGGCGCGGTACAAATGCGTTTCAGATTAGTGCGAACGATCGGCTATCAATGTTGTCGTCGTACTGTCATATTGCTGGAACTAACGATATTTTCCGCGCCCTTCTGAATGGGGCCATGTTATTACCCTACCGCCTCCGGGAACGTGGGTTAACAGATTTGGCAACCTGGCTCACGAATGAAAAAATCACTATCTATCACTCAGGGCCAACGCTCTTCCGTCATTTAGTTCATACCTTCAATGACCATGATACATTCCCTGATATTCGCCTGATTCATCTGGGGGGTGAACCGCTAGCTCAATCCGATGTAACACTATTTCGGCAACATTTCTCTGAAAATTGCGTATTGCTGAATAATCTTGGCTGCACCGAGTTATCCGGCTATCGTCAATACTTGATTAACGCGACGACGACTTTGCAGAGTAATGCCGTTCCTGTAGGCTATCCAACCGAAGACATTCAGGTGTTATTGCTGGATGAGCAGGGTGATGCAGTGCCGACTGGTTCTCCCGGCGAAATTGTGCTTAGCAGTCCCTACCTTGCATTAGGGTATTGGCGTCGGCCTGATGCTACGCAATCTGGCTTTTCGAATGATCCAGATAATCCTGGCTGGCGACGATATCGGACGGGAGACTTGGGATACTTTCTGCCGGATGGTTGTTTGATCTATTTGGGTCGTAAGGATTTTCAAGTTCAGGTGCGTGGCTATCGTGTTGAAGTTGCGGAAATTGAAGCCGCATTGCTCAATTATTCGCACATTAAAGAAGTGGCGGTTAAAGGGCACGATAATGCTCAAGGCGAAGTGCGATTAGTGGCTTATATTGTCCCGCTAGCCGGCACCACTGTGACTGATGAGGAATTGTATTGCTATCTCAAGCAGCAACTGCCGGATTACATGATTCCCGCGCGATTCAAGCGACTAACCGCTTTACCCCTGACGCCGAATGGTAAGGTCGATCGCCTAGCACTGATTGATACTGAATCAGATGTAACCGCTCTGGACAAACCTTATATTGCGCCACAAACTCCGGTTGAAAAAGCGATCGCCCAAGCCTGGTCTGAGATTTTGAATGTTCAGCAAGTCAGTCTGGACGATGATTTCTTTGTTTTGGGTGGTGATTCATTGCAGGCGATGCAAGTTGTCACGCGGGTGAGTAGCAGCCTGAATATGCCGCTCTCACTCCGCACGTTGTTTGAATCTCCGACGATCGCTGGTCTTGCCGCCCATCTGAACTTAACTGGGAGTTCTACTACCGAAAATCCGGCTGATGTCGAGTATGAAGAGATGGTGGTGTTATTGGATGAATTAGAGGAGCTTTCAGAAGTGGAAGTTCATCAACGCTTGATCGCTGAGACATAG